A window of Actinomycetota bacterium contains these coding sequences:
- a CDS encoding rhomboid family intramembrane serine protease — MIPLRDDNPIRRGAIVVPALIVINLVMFIFVQPSFGAGTTEQRNYAVCSAAIPYEITHGRSAAEAARRGDVDPSSSIVRVQEAFCPNKNVWLSVLRSMFLHAGFLHIAGNMLYLWIFGNNIEDRLGRARFLLFYLLCGLIATFAQSFVSPDSGTPMVGASGAIAGVLGAYLLAFPRARVRTLVIFFFITIVDLPAVVVLGLWFLLQVFQGLGSVTGSTGVAYMAHVGGFIAGMLLLGLFRPRRPPARLSL, encoded by the coding sequence ATGATCCCGCTTCGCGACGACAACCCGATTCGCCGGGGCGCGATCGTTGTTCCCGCTCTGATCGTGATCAACCTCGTGATGTTCATCTTCGTCCAGCCCAGCTTCGGAGCCGGCACGACGGAGCAACGAAACTACGCAGTCTGTTCTGCAGCGATCCCCTACGAAATCACTCATGGGAGGTCTGCCGCGGAGGCCGCGCGCCGAGGAGACGTGGACCCGTCCAGCTCCATCGTGAGAGTCCAGGAGGCGTTCTGCCCAAACAAGAACGTGTGGTTATCGGTGCTGCGCTCGATGTTCCTGCACGCCGGCTTTCTGCACATCGCCGGCAACATGCTGTACTTGTGGATCTTCGGCAACAACATCGAGGACCGCCTCGGGCGCGCGCGATTCCTGCTCTTCTATCTTCTGTGCGGCCTCATCGCGACCTTCGCGCAGTCCTTTGTCTCGCCGGATTCGGGTACTCCGATGGTCGGAGCTTCGGGAGCGATCGCCGGCGTCCTGGGGGCGTATCTGCTTGCGTTCCCCCGCGCACGGGTGCGCACACTCGTGATCTTCTTCTTCATCACGATCGTCGACCTGCCCGCGGTGGTCGTACTTGGACTCTGGTTCCTACTGCAGGTCTTCCAGGGGCTTGGGTCCGTCACCGGGAGCACCGGCGTCGCATACATGGCCCACGTGGGAGGCTTCATCGCGGGCATGCTCCTGCTGGGGCTCTTCAGGCCACGGCGTCCGCCGGCGCGTCTGTCACTCTGA
- a CDS encoding SAM-dependent methyltransferase has product MGRFVSRGGEKLDGALRVLELDVAGMRALDAGAATGGFTHCLLSRGVVSVVAVDVAYGQLAWELRTDPRVQVVERTNVRNLTAESVGGVVDLVVADLSFISLAVVADALVSVAGEGGRLLVMVKPQFELPRARVPRGGVVRAPEDWSAAARSVADAYRARGCVLLGAAPSSLTGPKGNREFFLLFGREGVDASDEVIDAAIEAAP; this is encoded by the coding sequence ATGGGCCGGTTCGTGTCGCGCGGGGGCGAGAAGCTCGACGGAGCGCTGCGCGTGCTCGAGTTGGACGTCGCAGGTATGCGCGCGCTGGACGCCGGTGCGGCGACCGGCGGCTTCACTCACTGTCTGCTTTCGCGCGGGGTCGTCTCGGTTGTTGCTGTGGACGTGGCTTACGGCCAACTGGCGTGGGAACTGCGCACCGACCCAAGGGTGCAGGTCGTGGAGCGCACCAATGTCCGAAATCTCACGGCGGAATCCGTTGGAGGCGTGGTCGATCTGGTCGTCGCCGACTTGTCGTTCATCTCGCTGGCGGTCGTCGCCGATGCTCTGGTGTCGGTTGCCGGGGAGGGAGGGCGGTTGCTCGTCATGGTGAAGCCGCAGTTCGAGCTTCCTCGTGCCCGGGTTCCCCGTGGCGGCGTGGTGCGCGCGCCTGAGGACTGGAGTGCCGCCGCCCGTTCGGTGGCCGATGCGTACCGCGCGCGCGGATGCGTTCTTCTCGGGGCCGCTCCGTCGTCGTTGACAGGTCCTAAGGGGAACCGAGAGTTCTTCCTTCTATTCGGACGCGAGGGTGTCGACGCCTCCGATGAGGTTATCGATGCGGCGATAGAGGCTGCGCCGTGA
- a CDS encoding Type 1 glutamine amidotransferase-like domain-containing protein, which produces MRDPRRHSHIALVGSGEFTPAMADIDREILESIGPAPNVVILPTAAGGEDPQDWALRGIEHFWRLGARSVGLMVIDRAHAEDPDNVRIVERADLLYISGGKTARLLTALEGSPLWEGFLVAREAGAWLVGSSAGAMALGDWALVHRPEDGHGTPTLWTPGLGILQGYAVVPHFDRWTEAEALADEISRSCSVIGIDEDTAVLLHGTHAIVAGAGRARVIGGEHAGPWRANGERFDLI; this is translated from the coding sequence GTGCGGGATCCACGGCGACACTCGCACATTGCCCTCGTGGGCAGTGGCGAGTTCACGCCCGCCATGGCGGACATCGATCGGGAGATCCTGGAGTCCATTGGTCCGGCGCCCAACGTGGTGATCTTGCCGACGGCCGCAGGAGGGGAAGATCCGCAGGATTGGGCGCTGCGTGGAATCGAGCACTTTTGGCGACTCGGAGCGCGCAGCGTGGGGCTGATGGTGATCGACCGGGCGCACGCAGAGGACCCCGACAACGTCCGTATCGTCGAGCGCGCGGACCTGTTGTACATCTCCGGAGGAAAGACTGCCCGGCTGCTTACCGCGTTGGAGGGTTCCCCGCTGTGGGAAGGGTTCCTCGTCGCGCGCGAGGCCGGTGCGTGGCTCGTCGGGTCGTCGGCCGGCGCGATGGCGCTGGGGGACTGGGCGCTTGTGCACCGGCCCGAAGACGGGCACGGGACGCCGACGTTGTGGACCCCGGGGCTCGGGATATTGCAGGGATATGCTGTTGTTCCTCATTTTGATCGCTGGACTGAGGCCGAAGCGCTCGCGGACGAGATCAGCCGGTCGTGCTCAGTCATCGGGATCGACGAGGACACTGCAGTTCTCTTGCACGGGACTCACGCCATCGTCGCGGGGGCGGGTCGAGCACGCGTCATCGGCGGCGAGCACGCGGGTCCGTGGCGTGCGAACGGCGAGCGCTTCGACCTAATCTAG
- a CDS encoding HAD-IIA family hydrolase has product MILAQAFQRFAFDLDGVVWKGDDPIPGAPETIRALRDAGKRVCFVTNNSAEVADTYVRKLDRMGAGATASEIVSSADATAHMLDRDVPGVRGRLAFVIGGEGLRAAVASVGARLASLEEGSDASVVVVGIDRDLTYDKLRAATLAIRKGATFIASNADATYPYPEGLVPGAGAIVAALRTASGVEPAVAGKPDPTMLEIAAERLGGTPALAVGDRLDTDILAAHTAGWPCVLVLSGASGVPDLAVARVWPDFIVRRLSDLLVDRPFAKVRSATGPDLPHIAGILHAGGLISGAARERLGRTVVAEVDRKVIGTGAWELAGESAILRSVGVDEACRGAGVGTLVVGAVLRRIAEAGHRDVYLATDGAEEFFVLCGFRPFAREDAPPAVIEHRQIARECPSTATLMRLRLPFA; this is encoded by the coding sequence GTGATTCTCGCCCAGGCCTTTCAGCGATTCGCCTTCGACCTCGATGGTGTGGTGTGGAAGGGGGACGACCCGATTCCCGGGGCTCCCGAGACCATCCGCGCGCTCAGGGACGCCGGCAAGCGCGTGTGCTTCGTAACAAACAACTCAGCCGAGGTGGCCGACACGTACGTGCGGAAACTCGACCGGATGGGCGCGGGGGCGACGGCTTCGGAAATCGTATCGAGCGCCGACGCTACCGCGCACATGCTCGATCGGGATGTCCCCGGCGTGCGCGGCCGGCTGGCTTTTGTCATAGGCGGTGAGGGATTGCGCGCCGCAGTTGCCTCGGTCGGCGCGAGACTCGCCAGCCTCGAAGAGGGCTCGGACGCGTCGGTCGTCGTGGTCGGCATCGATCGGGACTTGACCTATGACAAGCTCCGCGCCGCGACCTTGGCGATTCGAAAAGGGGCCACGTTCATTGCGAGCAACGCGGACGCGACCTATCCCTACCCCGAGGGCTTGGTGCCGGGAGCCGGCGCGATCGTCGCGGCGCTGCGGACTGCCTCCGGAGTCGAACCGGCGGTCGCGGGCAAGCCGGATCCGACCATGCTGGAGATCGCGGCCGAGCGGCTGGGAGGAACGCCCGCGCTCGCGGTTGGGGATCGCTTGGACACCGACATCCTCGCGGCACACACCGCCGGATGGCCGTGTGTGCTGGTGCTTTCCGGCGCCTCGGGCGTTCCCGACTTGGCAGTCGCGCGCGTCTGGCCGGATTTCATCGTCCGTCGGCTAAGCGACCTGCTCGTCGACCGCCCTTTCGCGAAGGTGCGGTCGGCGACCGGGCCGGATCTCCCACATATCGCAGGCATTCTGCACGCCGGAGGGTTGATTTCCGGGGCTGCGCGGGAGCGTCTGGGAAGAACAGTGGTTGCCGAGGTGGATCGGAAAGTGATTGGGACGGGAGCTTGGGAACTCGCGGGCGAATCGGCGATCCTGCGCTCAGTTGGGGTGGACGAGGCATGTCGCGGAGCCGGAGTGGGCACGCTCGTCGTAGGGGCGGTGCTGCGCAGGATTGCTGAGGCCGGCCACAGGGATGTCTACCTGGCGACTGATGGCGCCGAGGAGTTCTTCGTTTTGTGCGGCTTCCGTCCGTTTGCGCGCGAGGACGCTCCACCGGCGGTGATCGAGCATCGACAGATTGCTCGGGAGTGTCCGAGCACGGCCACGCTCATGCGTTTGAGATTGCCGTTTGCTTGA
- the ltrA gene encoding group II intron reverse transcriptase/maturase — translation MRLPVPGIEDPHPTRSLWDDVFAVSNIERAIRRVERNKGAPGIDGVSTQELRSHWRTHWPAINAALDAGAYQPAPVRRVEIPKPDGGVRVLGVPTVQDRVIQQAILQVLTPIFDPTFSEQSFGFRPNRSAHQAVNAARRFVEEGSEVVVEIDLDRFFDRINHDMLMARVARKVKDKQVRKLIRSLLNAGVMDAGVCVRTEEGTPQGGPLSPLLANVMLDDLDQELEKRGHRFVRYADDLTIYVESERAGQRVFESICGFIEKRLKLRVNRSKSKVVSATRAHLLGFGLLKRKGTVGVRIDSLAKRKAKDRIRRLTSRSRGVSMERRIREVNAYIRGWVNYFGLSDTPSTFDELDQWLRRRLRQARWKQWKRIRTKVRMLRSLGIPKQKAYEWANTRKGSWRTAGSAPLQRAMPNAYWSALGLVGFTEAYRRVRESLRTAGCGPACPVV, via the coding sequence ATGCGTTTGCCGGTGCCCGGCATCGAAGATCCTCACCCCACCCGTTCTCTGTGGGACGACGTTTTCGCCGTCTCGAACATCGAACGGGCGATCCGACGTGTTGAGCGGAACAAGGGCGCTCCCGGTATCGATGGGGTGTCCACCCAAGAGCTGCGATCGCACTGGCGCACGCACTGGCCCGCGATCAATGCTGCGCTCGACGCTGGCGCCTACCAACCCGCACCCGTTCGCAGGGTGGAGATTCCAAAGCCCGATGGCGGCGTGCGAGTCCTGGGGGTGCCCACGGTGCAAGACCGTGTGATCCAGCAGGCTATCTTGCAGGTGCTCACTCCGATCTTCGACCCGACGTTTTCCGAGCAGAGTTTCGGGTTCCGTCCGAACCGCAGCGCGCATCAAGCCGTGAATGCGGCCCGGCGTTTCGTTGAGGAGGGCTCGGAGGTGGTCGTGGAGATTGATCTGGATCGTTTCTTTGACCGGATCAACCACGACATGCTCATGGCGAGGGTTGCGAGAAAGGTAAAAGACAAGCAAGTGCGCAAGCTGATCCGCTCTTTGCTGAACGCGGGCGTGATGGACGCTGGCGTGTGTGTGCGGACCGAGGAAGGAACCCCGCAAGGGGGGCCACTTTCGCCGCTGCTCGCCAATGTCATGCTCGACGATTTGGATCAGGAGTTGGAAAAGCGAGGGCATCGCTTCGTCCGTTACGCCGATGACTTAACGATCTACGTCGAAAGCGAGCGGGCGGGGCAGCGCGTCTTCGAGAGTATCTGCGGATTCATCGAGAAGCGATTGAAGCTCCGCGTGAACCGTTCAAAATCCAAAGTGGTTTCCGCTACGCGAGCGCATCTGCTCGGCTTTGGACTCTTGAAACGGAAAGGGACGGTTGGTGTCCGGATCGATTCGTTGGCAAAACGCAAGGCCAAGGATCGCATCCGGCGTCTGACATCCCGCAGCAGGGGTGTGTCGATGGAGCGCCGCATCCGCGAGGTCAACGCCTACATTCGCGGCTGGGTGAACTACTTCGGCCTGTCCGACACGCCGAGCACTTTCGACGAACTCGATCAGTGGCTTCGCCGCAGGCTCCGGCAGGCTCGTTGGAAGCAGTGGAAGCGGATACGCACCAAGGTTCGGATGCTTCGATCTTTGGGGATTCCCAAGCAGAAGGCCTATGAGTGGGCCAACACGCGAAAGGGCTCCTGGCGCACCGCAGGTTCTGCCCCACTTCAGCGAGCGATGCCCAACGCCTATTGGTCAGCCCTCGGCCTTGTTGGCTTCACCGAGGCTTACCGCCGTGTCAGGGAGTCTTTGCGAACCGCCGGATGCGGGCCCGCATGTCCGGTGGTGTGA
- a CDS encoding NAD(+)/NADH kinase, with the protein MKRVGIVLHGARPEAAATAGRLAELLRAQSIEVVALESDAARVPGSTVTPVTEFSDDLDLVFVLGGDGTLLRAAEMVGPRGVPLLGVNFGGLGFLSAIERGDLESELVHILEGGFHVEDRMVLAGEIVDGERTTPVWAMNDVIIEKASIGRAIKLAVSIGGEPFVSIAADGIIIATPTGSTAYSFSAGGPVVSPKIDCLIVTPVSPHGLFRAPVIVPPDEEVLINVLPALDVGGLSADGQEAVALSANAQIRLRAQARGVRLATIDSTPFWRMVHRKFELPGGRR; encoded by the coding sequence GTGAAGCGAGTCGGGATCGTGCTGCACGGTGCCCGTCCGGAGGCTGCAGCGACTGCGGGCAGGCTCGCGGAACTCTTGCGCGCACAATCGATTGAAGTCGTCGCACTGGAGAGCGATGCCGCGCGCGTGCCGGGGTCCACGGTGACACCCGTCACTGAATTCTCCGACGACTTGGATCTGGTGTTTGTGCTCGGAGGGGATGGGACGCTGCTTCGTGCGGCGGAAATGGTCGGACCCCGCGGAGTGCCGCTGCTAGGGGTGAACTTTGGCGGTCTCGGCTTCTTGTCGGCGATCGAGCGAGGAGATCTGGAGTCCGAACTGGTTCACATCCTCGAGGGCGGCTTCCACGTCGAGGATCGGATGGTGCTGGCGGGGGAGATCGTCGACGGCGAGCGAACGACGCCGGTGTGGGCCATGAACGACGTCATCATCGAGAAGGCGTCGATTGGTCGCGCGATCAAGCTGGCGGTGTCGATCGGGGGCGAACCGTTTGTTTCTATTGCCGCCGACGGCATCATTATTGCGACGCCGACCGGCTCGACGGCGTACTCGTTCTCGGCGGGCGGCCCGGTGGTTTCACCGAAGATCGACTGCTTGATCGTTACGCCGGTCTCGCCGCACGGCCTGTTCCGAGCGCCGGTGATCGTCCCGCCCGATGAAGAGGTGCTGATCAACGTCCTTCCGGCCCTCGACGTAGGAGGACTTTCGGCTGACGGCCAGGAAGCGGTCGCGCTGTCGGCGAACGCTCAGATTCGGCTTCGCGCGCAGGCGCGCGGGGTGCGACTGGCAACGATCGATTCGACCCCGTTCTGGCGGATGGTTCACAGGAAGTTTGAGCTTCCCGGAGGACGGC
- a CDS encoding DUF1015 domain-containing protein translates to MPEVTPFRGLRYDPLVAGDLSTVVSPPYDVISPTQREQFEALSPYNVVRLVLPQPVPGGPDQTRYERARAQLDEWVSSGVLRRDDRESLYVYEQRYVLDGVRRTQRGILAAVTLAEPADGGVLPHERTYAKIVEDRLSLLRAAETNLDCVFCVYDSDDAAAHAAIDAAASAEPAAQFTTPDGIEHLVWCLSDPQAVGAVTRAIEKASVVIADGHHRWRTAQTYRDERRAIDGPGPWDAKMTFLVDASRFGPSLLPIHRVVEGITSEDALARLSAVFDIEPAAGDPKTLAAELAGRQTGGRTFCMLDASQSWWLTLRDHAAEAEAMPANRSQAWRDLDVSVLHALVFDRLLDGITPHFVHSPVEAVEEISQGRATLAFLLAPMPFDAVRAVAEAGDAMPQKSTYFIPKPATGVVLRPLD, encoded by the coding sequence ATGCCTGAAGTCACGCCCTTTCGCGGTCTCCGCTACGACCCCTTAGTCGCCGGAGATCTCAGCACCGTGGTCTCCCCTCCATACGACGTCATCTCGCCGACGCAGCGTGAGCAGTTCGAAGCTTTGAGCCCGTACAACGTCGTTCGCCTCGTCCTCCCCCAACCAGTCCCCGGCGGTCCAGACCAAACACGCTACGAGCGCGCGCGCGCCCAGCTCGACGAATGGGTCAGCTCCGGCGTCTTGCGTCGTGACGACCGGGAATCCCTGTACGTCTACGAGCAGCGATATGTGCTCGACGGTGTGAGGCGCACGCAGCGAGGCATCCTCGCTGCAGTCACCTTGGCCGAGCCCGCAGACGGCGGAGTGCTTCCCCACGAGCGCACATACGCCAAGATCGTGGAAGACCGGCTAAGCCTTCTGCGCGCCGCCGAGACCAACCTGGACTGCGTCTTCTGCGTCTACGACAGCGACGACGCCGCAGCCCACGCCGCGATCGACGCAGCAGCCTCCGCAGAGCCCGCCGCGCAATTCACCACACCCGACGGCATCGAACACCTCGTATGGTGCTTGAGCGACCCCCAAGCCGTCGGCGCAGTCACGCGCGCAATTGAAAAGGCGTCGGTGGTAATCGCGGACGGGCACCATCGCTGGCGCACCGCCCAGACCTACCGCGACGAACGCCGCGCGATCGACGGGCCGGGCCCATGGGATGCCAAGATGACGTTCCTCGTGGACGCTTCGCGCTTCGGTCCATCATTGCTTCCCATCCACCGGGTTGTCGAAGGAATCACCTCCGAGGACGCACTGGCAAGACTGTCGGCCGTATTCGACATCGAGCCTGCCGCCGGTGATCCGAAGACCCTCGCCGCTGAACTCGCCGGTCGACAAACGGGCGGCCGCACGTTCTGCATGCTCGACGCTTCGCAGTCCTGGTGGCTTACTCTGCGCGACCACGCAGCCGAGGCGGAGGCCATGCCGGCCAACCGGTCGCAGGCGTGGAGGGATCTCGACGTCTCGGTGCTGCACGCACTTGTCTTCGACCGCCTGCTCGACGGGATCACCCCGCATTTCGTGCACAGCCCCGTCGAGGCAGTCGAAGAGATTTCCCAGGGCCGCGCCACGCTCGCCTTCCTGCTGGCCCCAATGCCGTTCGACGCGGTTCGGGCAGTAGCCGAAGCCGGTGACGCCATGCCTCAGAAATCGACCTATTTCATTCCGAAACCCGCCACGGGCGTCGTTCTGCGCCCGCTGGACTGA
- a CDS encoding alkyl sulfatase yields the protein MATTDDIEQSLRSLMDGLDQADPPPGSIPDRTILCIVPDLGTAYRAEIRDARILEVEAADPKSHADVRITARSDDLIAMIQGRLPVGPALLMRRVRVDASPADLLLLRRFF from the coding sequence GTGGCAACCACCGACGACATCGAACAGTCCCTGCGCTCCCTCATGGACGGCTTGGATCAGGCCGACCCGCCGCCTGGGTCGATTCCGGACAGGACGATCCTGTGCATCGTCCCCGACCTCGGAACTGCGTACCGCGCCGAGATCCGCGACGCGCGCATCCTCGAGGTCGAGGCGGCAGATCCGAAGTCCCACGCCGACGTTCGCATCACCGCGCGAAGCGACGATCTCATCGCCATGATCCAGGGACGACTGCCGGTCGGACCGGCCTTGCTGATGCGGCGCGTTCGCGTGGACGCGTCCCCCGCGGACCTCCTGCTGCTGCGCCGTTTCTTCTAG
- a CDS encoding MBL fold metallo-hydrolase, whose product MPNTIQLEGGIVAIDTEMAGMSELVAGFLIPGDRPALFETGPATVAATLVAGLAQLGIGAGDLAYIVVSHIHLDHAGGAGDLAALFPRAQIIVHRDGASHLADPTKLMASAARVFGSRLDTLFGPLQPVPVERLRAVDAGDIIDLGAGRTLEIIQATGHARHHMAVQDSESGVIFVGDAMGVYLPEADVLRPATPPPDFDLDLALSTLRRFRERRPSGLYLTHFGPAPADRDMLVEAEERLVRYGDIVRDAMAESHDIDFLAERLLERTAADYAAVHDRPELVAKFEALNAFRSSAAGYLRYFSTHH is encoded by the coding sequence ATGCCGAACACGATTCAGTTAGAGGGCGGCATCGTCGCAATCGACACCGAGATGGCGGGGATGAGCGAACTGGTCGCCGGTTTCCTCATCCCCGGCGACCGTCCGGCACTCTTCGAGACGGGACCGGCGACGGTAGCTGCGACGCTCGTCGCCGGCCTCGCGCAACTCGGCATCGGTGCCGGGGATCTTGCCTACATCGTCGTTTCGCACATTCACCTAGACCACGCCGGTGGAGCCGGCGACTTGGCCGCGTTGTTCCCGCGCGCGCAGATCATCGTCCACCGCGACGGCGCGTCGCACCTGGCGGACCCGACGAAGCTCATGGCGAGTGCCGCTCGCGTCTTTGGCTCTCGGTTGGACACCCTGTTCGGTCCCCTTCAGCCGGTTCCGGTCGAACGGCTGCGCGCGGTCGACGCCGGCGACATCATCGACCTCGGTGCCGGCCGCACTCTCGAGATCATCCAGGCAACGGGACACGCGCGACACCACATGGCCGTCCAGGACTCGGAATCGGGCGTCATCTTCGTCGGGGACGCAATGGGCGTGTACCTGCCCGAAGCCGACGTGCTGCGACCGGCTACGCCCCCACCGGATTTCGACTTAGACCTCGCTCTGTCAACACTGCGAAGGTTCCGCGAGCGCCGGCCTTCCGGGTTGTATCTAACGCACTTCGGACCTGCGCCGGCCGACCGGGACATGCTGGTCGAGGCAGAGGAGCGCCTCGTGCGTTACGGCGACATCGTCCGGGACGCGATGGCCGAGTCGCACGACATCGACTTCCTCGCCGAGCGGTTGCTAGAGCGCACCGCCGCCGACTACGCCGCCGTTCACGATCGTCCGGAACTCGTGGCGAAGTTCGAGGCCCTCAACGCTTTTCGCTCAAGTGCCGCCGGATACCTTCGGTATTTCTCGACTCACCACTAG